The Malus domestica chromosome 08, GDT2T_hap1 genomic interval ATATTCATCAgtttcttcctcatcctcctgcTCTTCACTGTGATAATCTGTCAGCCCTTGCCTTAAGTTCTAATCCGGTGTTTCATTCTAAAATAAAACACCTTGATACAGATTACCATTTTGTTAGAGAAAAGGTCCAAAAAGGTGACATCAGTGTTCATTACATTCCAACAGATGATCAGGTTGCTGATGTATTCACCAAGGGCTTACATAGTCCTGTTTTCTTGAAGCATTGCCGGTTTCTTGGTTTGGGATTGTCACCGATTGTTCAGCAAACTAAGCTCGGTTGCTCCATGCttagtttgaggggggagtaatAACCATAGTAGTTGGTTAGTTGGTTATACAGTTGAAATAGTTGGTTAGACAGTTGTAAGGTTGTTAAGTAGGATTGGGTTGTTAGAAAGATAAAAGAATATAAGAAGGGTAGTATTGTACTTTTGTAATGGTAAGTTTTCTCTACATAAACGAAATGTGTAAGGCATTTGGGTGGATCTTTTCATCTTCCAAAACATATATTGAAGAGTTCATCATTCTCTGtagcttctttctttctccagTTTTCACAAgctattcttttctttctctttgttaATAGATAGCATGGGTTTTTGTTTGCCTAAGATATAATAGATATGCACATAAAGCAATTGATTGATTTTGGATGATTGTATGTGTAATGTGTGTACCTTTGTGACGCTAAAATTTGAGTCCGGAGAAGTTTTCAAATCTTAATGAATTTATGCCATTGTTTACTTATGTTACTACTTACCACTTTATGTCATGATTTTCTCATGACGAAAAGCAGATTGaatcgagtcatcctcctatcTGCAGTATGGTTTAGTGCATGTCGCTGCTGGAGATTTACTTGGAGCGGAAATTGCATCTGGGAGTGAAAATGGAAGGTGTGCAAGGGAGTACATGGAACAAGGAAAATTGGTTCCAGATGAAATAGTTGTCATGGTAGggaaaatataattatttgtGTTGACATATCGTCATGCTAGTGATGATTTCTTGGTTTTAATCCTGTAGATGGTGAAAGACCGCCTATTGCAGCCAGATTCTCAAGAAAAAGGTTGGCTTTTGGATGGGTacatgttgaccctagaaactacaaagcctacgtggcgcgcaggccgagtaatctataagttaactacgtcattcgatgattgcggggcgtgccaactcgtcggccgagctcggccgaggagtaaattttttgatgttgcgttgggtgcgcggctgacttctgcgtcttacgattgcggccgaggaaggaacacgtatcggcctcttgggctctcgaacctgaagacaaggctactatttttacgaagttcaatatcaaattcggctttcaacgtgccgaatgtaataacttgtaacacctcacttcgccgagaaggctgatgagatgacctcgaccaataaggattcagaaatccttctcgaccgagacttggataggtaatcaatcgttctcgccgcagtgctgttgatgccaacggaagatactgcgagaccgactgattctacggtgacagagctatctatgctgacttaagatatcaccggttgcttccacagtgctgttgatgccaacggaagatgtgtcagcgaaaaagaaaaagaaaaatcacaagttgtgagaacttgcgcagggcaattttgtattgatttgcagggggctcCTAAATGATGCActgcctctgtatttataggctgatgTACTTGCTTGGCACGGCCTGACTCTCGAGTAGAGTCCTATTCCAAATTCCTGACGTGACTTGGATAACCTTCACCTAAACAACCaccaattaaatatatatatatatattgcaccTTTCCCATGGCATGCAGACTGCCAAAATGTACGGCAaccaattaaatatatatatatatatatatatattagtcaTTCCCACGGCAAGTCTGCCACATCCATCACCAAGTAAAAAGCACCCTAGTCTACCTAGGTTTCCTATAATTTAAACTCATCCATGCATGCATCTTGATGGCTGTCAATTAAATCCAATCCTATCCACATATTCACACGCCTGTTGTGCTGTCATACTTCAAGATATATATCTCATAATAaatcattattaaaagataattatgataaaaatcataactttaaaaatcattatcttttaataatgacCTTTATTTCTTGATCCAACAGTCAGGAGCTATGTttactcaacggccttgattacttgggccgatgatgtaaaatcgggtccaaacagtACCCTAGGAGCTCATCGCAAGCAATTGCTCTTAAGGAATTAGGCTTTAAGCCGGATCTTTTCGTTCTTATAAAAGTAATTGCTGCTGTTGGTGTTTGTTTCATTATTGTTCAGGAACATTGCACATATATAGGATATTATCTTGAAGAAGCATTGTTACATATTTtagttcttttattttattttttgtaagtTCATAAGCCATGACAATCATTGCAGGTCCCAGAAGATATTCTTGTTGAGAGAGTTGTTGGAAGAAGGTTAGATCCAATTACTGGAAAGATATACCATTTGAAGTATTCTCCCCCAGAGACCCAAGAGATAGCGTCAAGGCTCACCCAATGTTTTGACGATACAGAAGAAAAGGTACATTTTAAATCATTCTTCCAACTCAGAATACTTTGACTTCGAGGTGATCGATTATCATTTTTCTCTTGTTCAATAGTTATTCTTAATTTTCTGACAGTCTATGTAGGCTTCTAATCAAGTATTGCCTCTTAGcgactaaatttatttttttattttacttcaACAAGGTGAAATTGCGATTAAACACTCATCATCAGAATGTGGAGGCGGTACTTTCATTGTATGAAGGCATAACAACTAAGGCAAGTatataatctctctctctctctctctctctctctctctctccccttccctGTCTAATGTGTGTATTTATATAATCTTACTTCAACAAGGTGAAATTGCGATTAAACACTCATCATCAGAATGTGGAGGCGGTACTTTCATTGTATGAAGACATAACAACTAAGGCATGTatataatctctctctctctctctctctctctctctctctctctctctctctcttccccctccctccctccctccctccctccctccctccctctctccctctctccccttCCCTGTCTAATGTTTGTATTTATATAATCTTACTTCAACAAGGTAAAATTGCTATTAAACACTCATCATCAGAATGTGGAGGCGGTACTTTCATTGTATGAAGACATAACAACTAAGGCATGTatataatctctctctctctctctctctctctctctctctctctctctctctctcttccccctccctccctccctccctccctccctccctctctcccctTCCCTGTCTAATGTGTGTATTTATATAATCTGAACTATAGCTGTTGTTTTGGTTTTCCACTTGGAAAAGAGTTGAGTGAGTTTTGCCCCCTCAATTAGAATTTTGCTGCACTGTGCTCCTCCCTCCTATTTTTTCCTCCAAAAAGTTGCGCATGATTCGCAGGTCAGCCTTTTTTTAAGGGTATTTTCAGTTCTGATACGTTGGTACAAACACTGTTGAAAGGGTTATGTGCGAAGTACATGCAACTTTTTGGAAGACAAGAAGAATAAAGTTAGTTGTGGGTTGCCCattgcaataaaatttaaaCTGAGTTGGGTGactcaattttctttttccgGGTGGAAAACTGTAACAAGACCTAAAATCCAGGTGCTATTGGTGTAATTTGCCTTTTATATTTTAACTTCTGCTGGCAACCGTTGGACGAGATTGCATAATGTATGATGAAAATACTGTATTAATTTGATTGTGGATTATCGACATTCACTGTGTTATATAACTTGGAGCGTACTTCTGTTTGCTTCAGATTAATGGAAGTGTTACCAAGGAGGATGTGTTTGCCGAAATCGACAGTGCGCTGACGAGACTTGTTGAGAAAAGAAAGGCGACTTGGGAATCTCTGGCAGCATAGAAGGTGTAGTGCTTCTATCCTTACAAGTTTAGTTCCAAGTCAGTAATTTGTGCACAATTTGGTTGTTGGGATATGCTTGCAATCTCCCGCGAAGGAAAACACAACTTCTACATGCCCTGTGGAAAGGTCAGcccaaaaaaaaggaaaataagtaAATTACACTCATTATCTGTTGGACCACAGTTATTTTTAAGGATATTGTGAATCAAAATTGGAGCAATATGGAGAAatattgttctttgttttttctaTACAACGGTCGCTTGATACCCAAGATCCGAATTATAGCTCCAATTAGCAAGGCCATCTGCAACCACATTTTTCTTCTGGTACACGTTAATTAAACATATCTTCTGTACAACCTAGTTGCATCACTCAAAGATACGAAGATaagaagggtttagggttttgttttgttcaagtAATGAAGATTGAAGAGATTGATAGCTTTGTTGGTTTGGgtggtgttatccacacacccgTTTTTGTCTTCCACATACGCGTTTTCATTTTCCACACattccttgttaatttctatcttttgatattcttcaattcatttgatccgatTGCCAAGAAgggtgtgagaggtaaaaatgggtTTGTAGATAGCATCACGCTATTTGTTTTTGTGAGCATTATGTTAGGTATTTATTAtactttttcttccttttcagtCTTAATTTATTAGGTATTTCTTATCAATTTATACTAGATATATTAGCTGCAGACGTTGTATTTGTATACTTTTCCTCCAATTTGACTCTgttcttgaagaaaaaaataacattCAAAGCTAAACCAGCAAATGCCAaaaaattaaggaaacaaaaaagTCCAATATATGcataaaatttggaaaaatgaaTGGTTTTTGGTCAACAACAATTGACGATGCCGTCGCACCATTACATCGTCACGTAgattcaattcatttgatccgatTGCCAAGAAgggtgtgagaggtaaaaatgggtTTGTAGATAGCATCACGCTATTTGTTTTTGTGAGCATTATGTTAGGTATTTATTAtactttttcttccttttcagtCTTAATTTATTAGGTATTTCTTATCAATTTATACTAGATATATTAGCTGCAGACGTTGTATTTGTATACTTTTCCTCCAATTTGACTCTgttcttgaagaaaaaaataacattCAAAGCTAAACCAGCAAATGCCAAAAAATTAAGGAAATAAAAGTCCAATATATGCATAAAAtttggaaaaaggaaaagaaaatgaatgatttTTGGTCAACAACAATTGATGATGCCGTCGCACCATTACATCGTCACGTAGATTCAGTCGTGGAACTGGAAGGAGAGCAAGAAGGGTTTTCCAAAAAATAAGCCGACGCTGTTTCCAGGATACTTACAATGTAAGTCATGGATGGCCTGTCACAACCTTGTAAACTTACACAGTCCGCTGCCAAGTAGCCAACATATGCCACTGCCTCTATTTCAAACGGCGTTGGAGCTGCAATTCTTGGATCCAAAATCCGGTGTATCTTGTCGCTCACAATGTACGGCACGGCAAAATCGACAATGTTTCTTGGCATCCCGTTCTCATTTCTGTGTATTGCGTTGTAACCGGATAACAATTCAAGCAACACCACTCCGAAGCTATAGACGTCGCTCTTGGTCGTTAGGTGTTGAAGCCTGTAGTACTCTGGGTCGATGTACCCAAATGTGCCAGCTGCACCAAGCGAAAGGTGCGACTCTTCATCCTCCGGCCGCATTAAAGATAGGCCGAAATCGGATACCTTGACCAGCAATGTGTCATCCAGTAGTATGTTGGATGACTTGATGTCGCGGTGTATGATTGGCGGGACTGCGTACTCGTGCAGGTACTCGATCCCTCGGGCTGCGTCAAGAGCCACTTTGATGCGCTTGGCCCATGAGAGCAAGGTCGAATGTGGGAGCTTGTGGAGATGGTCATGGAGGGAGCCATTGTTCATGTATTCATACACGAGTATTCGCTCTTTTGCGTCTTCGAAGAATCCAAGTAATCGAACCAAGTTCTTGTGGTTGAGACGTGAAAGGGACTCAAGCTCGTTTACAAAAGCATTGTCCTGGTCTTGCTGGCGCTTTGTGCAGCTACCAACGTGTGATGAAGAGACTGACGTCTCAGCACGCTTGATGGCTACTTGGCGACCGTCATCTAATGTGGCGTAGTAGACAGAGCCGTAGCTGCCTGTTCCGATTTTGTGTTCTTCAGAGAAATTGGAGGTGGCTTCGAGTAGTAGTTGCAGTGGAAATTCCTCCAAGGAAGCCCCATTGGCGCCCATGCTCACCAAATGGCTTAGCCGCTTCTCTAATACCGGTGGCCCTGCCGTTGCTGCTGCGCCTTGCTCGGCCTGTAACTGGGGCTGCTCATCCAAGGGGCCTGAGTCATGAACACGGGATCCTCCAACTCTAGTTTTGCAATACTTGAAGTCAAAGAAACATACCGACACCACCAAAGCTAAGAACCCAACACAACCCACTACAAGAAAAGCAATCATTTTTTTGCTCCACTTACTGCTTCCTGATTCTGGTGGCAGCGATGGCAAGGGCACGGGCACTGGCAACGGATTGCTGCATGATAGACATTCACCTGTACATGGACCCGGCTTCACATCACGTCCGAATACCATGAAATTGTTTGAGACATCGAAAATTGGGTTGCCCCAACAATACAAGGAAAAGTTGGATGATGAAACTCCGCAGAAGACGCTGCGTTTTGCTTCAATTGCGGTGAAGTAAGTACCTTTCAGAGTCTCAGGCAAGCTGAAATTATTTTCCCCCCAACAAACAACTGTTCCATTAGGCCGGAGAGCGCAACTGCGGTTTTCTCCCAAGGCCAGAGATGTGAATCTCCCTTGAGGTTTCTCACCCTTCATTTCTCCCCAGCAATCCAAACTGTTATCGACCGATGAGATAGCACACGCATGACCGAAACCAGCACTCACTGCTTTGTAAACATTCTTGCCACTAGCTCTAGGCTCCTTCCCAACCACTATATAATTGCTTCCTAAGCAAGTAACCTTTCCGATTTGTGATACCCCGCATACAAATTTCTCTCCCACCGCAATGCTTGAAAATCCGTACTCGTGTCTACTGATCGTGCTATTGCGAAACCAATGCCATTGCCAACATTGGAGGCGACTACTAGTACTAGTCGTCCCATTCTGAATAAGTCCGCAAACGTGAGAATTTCCGGCAACAAGTTGCGTGAAAGGTGGACCGCGGTAGATGCGCTTGTGGGACAAGTGCGTGCCATTAGCAGAGAACCTCCAGCAACTCAAAGTAGAATTAGtattggaggaggaagaagatggtgGGGGCCTCAAGGCGCATAAGAAGCCATCTCCGGCAACTAGAGCagtgaaggaagaagaagcattCTTGTCGAGAGGAATTTGAACGCCGCCGCCGCCCCCATTGCTTCCACTTGCAGTTGTAGGAAACTTAAAACCAGTACAATTGAGAAAGGATTTCTGGTTTTGGGGATGTATGAGTGCACAGATTAATGTCTGATTAGAAGATTCGGAAATCGACACAGTGGATGAGGAGAGTGAGTGAGGAAGGAAAGTAAGCAAGGAGAAGGTGATGAGGGGAAGGATTAAAGAATAAGAAGCAGCCGCCATAGTCGGCAGAGAGATATTTGATAGTCAAATAATTGGGGGGCGGATGCAGAAAATTTCATTGGAGAGGAAGGAGCAGAAGGAGAATTAAAGACATGGGATTGGTTAATTTTGTGGTGTCAACTTCAGTTTAAACGTGTAGAAGGTGGACGAGTAGGGGTGAGAAGACCAAGACCAGAATCATCACACGGTTTTGAGAGAGGGAGTTTTTGAGGACCAAAGACTAATTCTAGTGAGAGAGACCAGAGTGGGAGCGATGGAAAAACCAGATCGTGTTTccatcacactgaaaaatctcttcgaGCGTGTGACTGAGATACTCGATTACGTCTAACTCAACAAAGGATAGTCTTGCTTGCTAAGCTTGTTCAAAATAGGAAAGCGGACTTAATCTGAGCTAGTAGAAGAAGCAGGAAAGACTTTTAATCCTGCTAAGAATGGTAGGACGACTAAGTGTCAAAACTTAATCTTATTTACAAATAAGAAAGTAATAAAATATGAGAGCCGTTTAGTACTACAGTTGAGAGAAATTTTTACGTTTATAAGTTATTGGTTCTAGATTTGAATCTCATAAGTAAAGAGTTtgcaatcaatttattttttctactttgatataaatatattaatgtaTTTCTAGATAATCACATCCGAACAAACtctataattttgtttttcaactAAATATGTAAAATCACGTCAACAAATCAAGCTCCAGCAATCTCTTCGAAGGTAAATGTCAAACTTAGTAGCTTattctctctctacaaattTACAGACCTCTTTCTCACTCTTCAGCCTAAGTTTTTGATTCTTACAAAATCAAATATTGTGTTACACAGCGACTAGGGAGAAGACAAAAGTTTATGAATATAATGATGAATAAAgaacaataaaataatcaaatttgaaaagTCTATTGGAGATGTTTTTAGGTCCTTCTTCTTCCAATGTAGGAATCATACTCTTAACAAACACACTCACGTGTAACAAATTTTTAGATCTTACACGTGGATAACACAAATTATGTGACGTGGACCACGTGTGAGCGTTGGGCATCACACATGAGCAAACCTGTCTACTTGTGAAGCTTAATAGTCACACGTGTTTCACGTTTAAGGTTTGATAGGTGTTCCACGTGTTGAGAGTATGAATCTTACATCCAAGAATAAAGAACCTTGCATGTTCTTATATGAAACCAAATTACTCCCCATATTACGAGTTAATTTCATGTTGAaatctcaacttttttttattgaacaaCAAGGTAAGACGACAcacacaccaccaccaccatcatcttTGGTGATGCAAGGCAGAACACTATTAAACTTAGGGCACTAATGCTAGATAGACCaacttttaaaccaaatttgtaaattatataatGTGTTaccaaataagaaataaacacgttaatcaacacttaagtaataattcaatcatcaacaaccacgtcaaatgatttacaaaatttagtttacaaaattgatCTCATTAGCATTACCCGTAAACATAACGGTACATTTACTAAGCATATATATGATTTTAAATTCTCTACTTACATGACAAGCATTATAAAACGAAGAAATTAACACTATGTATCTACCTTTTGAACCTTGCAATTAGCTAGCTACTGCTAAAAGAGACAATTCATCAGTACTGGGTGAGAAATCCTTGACGTTTTCGTCGTTACAGGTGTTGTTTCCGGACCTGAAAGTGCAAGGATCAGCAGCCGTAAGCATCTTTATAACATCCCGCATTGTCGGGCGCAAGGACGGTAGCTTGGTAGTGCAGAGAACAGCAACCTTCAAGACCTTGATCATGTCGTCCTCGACACATTCATGTGCCACTTTATCATCTAGAATCTTAACAACCGCTTCACGGTCACTCAGATGCGTTGAAACCCAGTAAACAATATCCTTTCCTTCACCGTAATCCTCTTCAACTGGTCTCCTGCCAGTTACTAGCTCGAGCAGCACCACACCGAAACTATACACATCGCACTTTTCGTTCACTTTAGCAGTATAAGCCAGCTCTGCAGGAAATTAGTTCAAAAAGTTTGAGCACATGCAGGTTGTGAAGATTTTGGATACAATCCCAAGTGAATTAAACcggcaaaaaaaatataaattaaagcaGCATCAAATCTGGTGAGCAGATCAAAATTCTAGAGTTGTAGAAGTTGTCACCGAGCAATTGCTTAACGCATAGTTGAAGCAAGAAACCAACGCTAACATATGTGAAATGACTAACAAGTTTCCGATACATTCTTTAAGATAAGAAGTATAATTATATATCATAACAATGGAAGGATAAATGTATGTGGTTTCGTAGATTTGAAACTCACCAGGAGCAATATAGCCATGTGTGCCAGCGAGGGAGCTGTAATCACAACCCTTCTGAGAGCTTTCTGCAATCTTTGCAACTCCGAAATCAGCAACTTTTGCCTCATAGTCGTCGTCGAGCAGAATGTTGGTGGATTTAATATCTCTATGAATTATAGCTGGTGAACAATCATGATGCAGATAAGCAATGCCCCTAGCTGCTCCCAAAGCAATCGTATACCtctggcaccaatccaattcgGGCTCCCCGCTTTTAATATCCCTGTGAAGCGCTTGAAATAAATTACCATTTGCCATGTACTCAAACACGAGAACACTAGATCCGCCATTCGCTGAACAAGCGTATAGCTTCAGTATATTTCTATGCCTGATCTTCCCCAAAATGTCCATCTCTGCAGTCAAAAGCTTCATGCCATCTCCTTTCCAGAGTTGTTTGACAGCTACCGTGCCACGACCTTTCTTCAAATCTATGCGGTAAACTTTCCCTGTACTGCCACTTCCAATCaaattttcttctttcaaatCGCATATATCATCTGCATCTATTTCCAACTGGTGGAAAGACGCAAGTTTCCATTTCAGATCTTTCTCCTTCCCTGCTTCCAAATTATTTTCTCTGTCAACTGCCTCCCCAAGCTTGAAGTTCTTATGACTAACCAGCAGTAATCCAGCAAAAACAGCAACCAACGCCAATGCTATAATCGAGAAC includes:
- the LOC103411003 gene encoding serine/threonine-protein kinase-like protein CCR4; the encoded protein is MAAASYSLILPLITFSLLTFLPHSLSSSTVSISESSNQTLICALIHPQNQKSFLNCTGFKFPTTASGSNGGGGGVQIPLDKNASSSFTALVAGDGFLCALRPPPSSSSSNTNSTLSCWRFSANGTHLSHKRIYRGPPFTQLVAGNSHVCGLIQNGTTSTSSRLQCWQWHWFRNSTISRHEYGFSSIAVGEKFVCGVSQIGKVTCLGSNYIVVGKEPRASGKNVYKAVSAGFGHACAISSVDNSLDCWGEMKGEKPQGRFTSLALGENRSCALRPNGTVVCWGENNFSLPETLKGTYFTAIEAKRSVFCGVSSSNFSLYCWGNPIFDVSNNFMVFGRDVKPGPCTGECLSCSNPLPVPVPLPSLPPESGSSKWSKKMIAFLVVGCVGFLALVVSVCFFDFKYCKTRVGGSRVHDSGPLDEQPQLQAEQGAAATAGPPVLEKRLSHLVSMGANGASLEEFPLQLLLEATSNFSEEHKIGTGSYGSVYYATLDDGRQVAIKRAETSVSSSHVGSCTKRQQDQDNAFVNELESLSRLNHKNLVRLLGFFEDAKERILVYEYMNNGSLHDHLHKLPHSTLLSWAKRIKVALDAARGIEYLHEYAVPPIIHRDIKSSNILLDDTLLVKVSDFGLSLMRPEDEESHLSLGAAGTFGYIDPEYYRLQHLTTKSDVYSFGVVLLELLSGYNAIHRNENGMPRNIVDFAVPYIVSDKIHRILDPRIAAPTPFEIEAVAYVGYLAADCVSLQGCDRPSMTYIVSILETASAYFLENPSCSPSSSTTEST